TATACCAAAGTATCTATGCAAACTGATGATCTTCCATTGGTGGTTCAATTCTCCAAAGCAAGTGATTCATATTAGCAAATATTGACTGAATAGGGAAAAGCAGTAGGTTTAATGGGATCCTAGAGAAAACCCAAACTTGAAAAGCCGGAGAACATTAAAAAGTATGTGATTTCCAAACTAGTTTTAGTTAAGTTATCACTCATGATAACATATACCAATATATTTAAATATTGTGAACTCTAAAAAGAGGATAATGTTGGTATATGTACAATGTGACTTGTTACTCTTAAAAACATGTGCAAACATGAGAAATTCTAATTTTACCATAAATTTGATACTATTTTTCAAATTTACCTTTAAAATAGTTATTTTCATATATATCTAAAATTTGTGATAAAAAGAAAGAATGTTAAATTTATTCAAATCAAAAAAGACTTTTGTACAAACTAATGCAACTTGAGTTTAAGCTTGTGTGATAGTTTTGAAACAAATTTTGTGGAGTAGAGCCCGTCTAATCTCTAGACGAAAACCAAACCACCATCGCGTTGTTGAAAGATGTTCCAGCTCGTCCCCGGAGTGAACTGATTCGGTTTCGTATTTGCTTGTCGATGAACTTGATAAGAATGCTCGGATGTCTCTGAACCTTGCCGTGTCTCCTACCATTTCTCTCTAGCCAAATACTGTGCACTGAAACTTGAAAAGCGTATCTTAGGAGGAACCTTGTCTCCCCTGAGACAGTGTGTGTTGATATAAGATCAAGAACTTGACTCCATATGTGTGAGTAGTTCTGTCCAAGTAGCTTCCTTGTAAGGTTCCTCCAAATAGTCTCTGTGAAGGTGCAGCTAAAGAAAAGATGATTTCGGGATTCGACTGCAGAGTTACAGAGGATACACTGAGCGTTTGCCTGAGAGTTCCACAGCAGCAGCCTATCTCCTGTTGCCAGGCGATTATGTACAGCAAGCCAAGACATAACAGAGTACTTTGGAGTTGATCCAGCAAACCAGAGACCCTTATACCACTGAACTTTTGACTGCGGCACTCGAATAGAGTTCCAAGTTTGGTGTATGTCGAAACAAGGTCGAAACACATTGCCTTTCCCTTTCCACTTAACCACATCGTCCTCTTCTGTAAGCCCCTGGGCTCTCAACTTCAGGATTTCCTTATCAATGGTGATCAAGTGTTCTGCTCTGTAGCGGCGGCTCCGGTAGTTTTGAATAACAAACTCGACGGTGGCGTTGAGATTGATCCCAAGCGCGATGCAACCTTGCATTTCGGTGAGGTCTATTATCCTCCCCAAGGGGGACCACTCATCAAACCAGAAAGAAGTAGGAGTTCCACTTCTTATTTCTACTTGTACAAAAGATCTGGCCAGAGCTCTATACTTCAGTAGCTTCTTCCAAATCCAAGAATCAAGAGAGCTGAGCTCTACTTGTACAAAAGATTTGTATTGTACTTATTTGTTTCGTTAATGAAAATTTCCAGTCATTTTCTAATATAGCTGAGCTCATCCGTTTTTCTCTAATCACCTTTCCACTTTGTTTCCATTTTGTACAGTTCATTTGAACTTTTCTTTTTAATACGTACGTTACGCAGTGCCGGCTTAACTTGTTGAAAGGCCCTGGGCAAAAAAAATTTCAAAGACCTTTTAATTAATTAATTTAATATAATTATTAAAGAGAATGTTAAACTTTTTTAAAAACAATTAGCTAAACTTATTATTTTGGTTTGCAATTTAAGGTTTAAAAACTTTGATTATTATGTCTTTTAAATTTTGTCTAAAATCAACATTAAAAATACAAAAAAAAAACTGTCATGTTGTTAAAAAAAAAATAAATCTGGATCTTTATTATTAGTGAATGGTACATCATATCATATTTAGGTGGGCTCTGGAGCAGGTGTACTGGTTGCGTCCTCATTAAACCGGGTTTGATGATAATAAGCGCACAGATTGTTTGTTGTTATGTCTTTTTGTAAGTAGATTAGATTTAGTTAATTATGGGCCTTTTTAATAATCAAACCAATTAAAAAGGACCTATAGAATAACACTAAAAGAAATTATGGACTCATGGACCCTGGGCAACCGCCCATGTTGCCCTACCCAAGAGCCGGGACTGACGTTACGATGTAATATAGTGAGTTATATATCATTTTTTTTTTGGTAAAAGAGTGATATATCATTTTTTTGGTAAAAGAGTAATATATCAAATCCATCATTGATTATTATTTTTGGTGAAATCCATCCTTGATTCTTCTTATGTGATTGATAAGGGATCCGTTAAAATGCGTCCAACTTTACGCGCAGACATTATAGCAAATTGTATCTCGAAATTTGAAGAGTTTTGTTCACTTTGTTCCTTGCTCATGACTCCTAAACATGTTAATGTAGTACTATATAGCATATTGAGCTTCTTTAATTTTATTGATTGAAAAAAAACAATTATTGATTGAAAAGCAAAATTATCTCAACTGCTCACAATGAAAGCACAACCACTTAGTAATGTATTATTACTCC
The DNA window shown above is from Brassica oleracea var. oleracea cultivar TO1000 chromosome C3, BOL, whole genome shotgun sequence and carries:
- the LOC106329895 gene encoding uncharacterized protein LOC106329895, which translates into the protein MAGNFEMSDIGLLTYYLGIEVLQHKDGIILSQERYAKKILCETGMDECNAVQSPMEFGLKISKANEEEGTDEKDYQQSIGCLHAIPITHSTRYRLLCRLVKQLLKYRALARSFVQVEIRSGTPTSFWFDEWSPLGRIIDLTEMQGCIALGINLNATVEFVIQNYRSRRYRAEHLITIDKEILKLRAQGLTEEDDVVKWKGKGNVFRPCFDIHQTWNSIRVPQSKVQWYKGLWFAGSTPKYSVMSWLAVHNRLATGDRLLLWNSQANAQCILCNSAVESRNHLFFSCTFTETIWRNLTRKLLGQNYSHIWSQVLDLISTHTVSGETRFLLRYAFQVSVHSIWLERNGRRHGKVQRHPSILIKFIDKQIRNRISSLRGRAGTSFNNAMVVWFSSRD